TAAAAGCACCAAGAAACAAACATGGAATTTTAAGTGTTCCATCTCTTCTGTAAATGCCACTAAAAGTTTCCTGACAGAAGGAAATGTCAAAACTTTTACATTAATTCTAAGATCTCGTATTAGCATTTTTTCCTTTCTGACTAATGTACGAGCCTGGAtgttaatttacatttaaaatacaacaGTCTCAGGAGTTTTCCTGGGATTCTAACGGCAAATATAACGTATCTCTTTCAACATTTACAACCTAGATAAAATGTTACGGTATTCATCTTCGGAACAATCATGGATTATTGTCTACCAATTTCATTGTAATGCAATTGGACTTTCATTTATCACTCAGAAAATTGAGAAGCAGCGAATTTGCATATAAGAATAAATCCATCATGAAATCTTTCAATTTGTATTAACCAAATGCACTTTATTGGAGAGGAAAGCATTCAACTTAATTTGAGACCACTGAAGAacaatcatttaaatatgtttaagacATACAGACACCATTGACAGGAATTGAGCGATATTCTATTTCTTAGTCAACatatatttgagccatgccatgggaaaacaaacatagtgggtttgcgaccagcatggatccaaaccagcctgcgcatctgcgcagtctggtcaggatccatgctgttcgctaacggtttctctaattccagtagggtttaaaagcgaacagcatggatcctgaccagactgcgcaggctggtctggatccatgctggtcgcaaacccactatgttggttttctcatggcgcagctcatttgattgtttgtttctggtttagcaccatttttaacagaatttcagttaAGAAATGGTGGGCAATTAGCCAAGACAGTGTTCCTGAACAActtccaacttctccacatggatCAGAGAGGGAGAATGAAATGAACAAAGACCCAATGCCTTCTATCAAATTGCCACAGAAAACTCGTGCCTCGTCTCCGGATTTAATTCACAACCTAATGCTTCTTAGGTCTGTGCTCTCTCCAACGAACTAAACCTGCAGGCTTAAAAGTCAACATAGGAAGGGGATGACAGTGAGAATGCAGTTTCACTGTAATATTGACAAAAAACTTATTAACATGTTGCAGAATTATCCCACATGAATAAAATttcttgcagaaaaaaaaaaaaagtttaatactGATCAAAATACAGGGTATTGGGAGTAATTTAACTGCTAGCATAAAAATACTGCTAGCTACAAAGTAACTCTTGCATGAAAATAAACATAACCTATACAAAGACAAACTTTACTTAACTACACAAATTTTCAGACCTTAGTGTACCTCCTGCATTTCTGTTCTGCATTCACATACAAttctatatttaatataatataaggCTTTTTACAAAGGAAAATACAGAGCTTCTTAGAAGGGAAACAAgattatgttttaatatatgtatatattctgcTTCATATATTCTGATGCAAgagtatttaaaaatgttttgaaatgaaactgaaaggaaaagtttattaaaataattgtaagaCATGTCAACCTCAGCTTTGAGGCTATCCAACATATGCTCAGTGGGGTAAGGGTCTTCAAAATGAGTCATGCTCCTTTTACTACTTTTTAACTGAATGAAAAATTTCTAGtaacaaattattgaaactttccccCCAATTTTTCAATATGGCAAATTACTTTacgatacattttttttttataagaaagtaTAGTTAAAGAGActaataaaagcaataaaatattccAAAATTGCCCTGTACTGATTTAATTTTGTTCAAGATGCCTCTATTCCAGAGGCTGTTGCCATTCTGTCTTACACACAAGTATCAATAATTACAGCTATCTTTTGAATGCCttgaaatgtttctgttttttCAGGAGTTTGACTTACGAGCTGGGTATTTATCACTCATTGGTATATTGACTGTCGGTGGGGGTACTGGCGGTGGGGGCATGCTTGTATCCATGGGCTGCTGACCGCGGCTCTGGTTGCTAGGTGGGCTGCTGTCGTCATGCACTTGATACGCCGGAGGTGGGGTGTCCGCTGAAACAACAGAACTACATTttaattttccaaaaattttaagttggactgttttttatactttaataaCAAACAACTTtacttccataagccagctggacagcTTCCTCCCATGAAAGAATTAAACATCCATCAGGTTTTGAACCCATAGCCCTAGAGATTTTAAGTCAGTGACCATAATCACTCTGCCACAAATGCCCCTTCCATAGAGATTACAATATGCAATATTAATTCATAGGACATACACATGTTCCAAGCATCAGAAATGCACGAGAATCATGACACCTTGCAGGTCTCTCATATTCATTCACTAAATCATTTATACCGTCTAAAATAGCTTTAAAGGAGCTTTTCACAAATTTtacctttaacctttaccctgctaaatttctataatggactggtcgatcattcaatttgggcagtaccattaactattcaaaggggagttcactgaaaatttactgactgaaaagcgaacagtgcagaccatgattagcctgcacggatgtgcaggctaatcttggtctgcactggtcgcaaaggcaaaataactcgccgccagcaggctaaaggttaagtcaATGGACCCAAATGTGTAAATATTGTCCTGGTTTACCCAAACAGATCTGACTATAACTGGAAGCATCACATTTTCttctaaatattttcagaaatgtcCCAGGAACAAAATATAACTGGTTCTCAGTTCccttaaacaatttaaaagctAAACTGCACTTAAATAACGGATCATCCATTAATATTTCATACATCTCTTATAACTCTGACAGGCTCAATATATAATGTAAACTTGTGTATTCATTTCCACTCTTTTCAATTATGCATTAAGCCCATGATTTGTACATTTCCAAAGGgatttgagaagaaaaaaaacatgctcaCGTTTTAACATTATTCTATTAAGGTCCCTTTTAGTCATGTGCACTGAACTTTCATTATTTTTGCCCATTCTGATCTTTATATTCTAATGGATTTGTTTTAGTAACATGCAATCTCTCGTGGGAGctaatttacaattttaaatttgtttccagTGCACTTAGATTTCGCCTGAAATGGAGCTCATGAGATGTTGAAAGTTCCTGAAAATACTGCAATTTGCTCATCTCCATCAGGATCCTGTGtgtatataataataaacaaacagaATGAAATTCTGAACTGTATAAGTCAGAGGACACTTCAATTTATGGTGTATTGTTATTGTCCTACTGCATGACATTTAGTAATAAATATTACTCcacatacacaatttttttctatttttggctgGTTTAGAGTCATGCCCACACAATTTAGGTATACGTCAATTTTTCCAgcttgaggaagaccccaggcatCATTTCTGGTACAGACAGGCACTGGGTTGAGTAGAACCACATCAGTTGGATGGTTTCCTAACATGAAAGAATCCGAACCCACAGCAGTTGGgagcaagtgatttcaagtctgTGACTTTAACCACTTTGCCACAGAGGCCCCTTATGTGTTTCTGAAGACAATctaattttttttgtacaaagtTGCACTATTTATATACTGTTTGATGTACTGACATTGTAATGGTAAGTACAACTTGTGGAGTCATTTTTGCAGTATTTCTCACTTTTTCCCACTTTTTGCAATTTTAGGAGTATTTTCCAGTACGAGAATTCCTGGTAAATACCGATGGAAATTCCCACCCCTGGGAAATTACGACCAACCCAGAGTACAAGACCTCATCcctttgttaaataaaacaattgCAACTGCCACACTTACCCATCCTGCACTAATCAACACTTTGCTTAGGCATTTGTTCTGAACTGAAACTGTGTTGCAAACTTTCCCTATCATCTATTAAGACAGcaagtatattatataattatgcacaGGTCTTTACTTGCACTAAGAACTGTATTTCAAACCAATACTGCAAAGAAATGTTTAACGTGTGCAAAAAAACTTACCAGGTACCCCTCCGTATGGACTGCCTGGACCTGAACTGGCTGGGGACTGTGGGCCAGTGTGGAAGTTGTTGGGGTAAGTGACATTGTGTGGCATCGAAGGTTCTGGTACGGCTTGAAATGGGGGCATTGATGATGGACCTGCAGGAAACTCGCTGTATCGTGGGACTAGAACTGGTGGCAGTACTGTAAGAGAGATCAATAAATTTATCTACCTGTATAAATCAGATGGTGTTTCCTTTGCATGTATGAATGATAATAGTTTTAAGCTGTGTCTGAAAAACTTCTAAGAatcttttatcatcattttcTATATAACCCTCGATCCTTCAACGTTAGTATCCATAAATCGTTCTACTAAAAATATTACTGCTTTAAGTGTACTAAAGATGTTCAAGAATTCGGCTCCATAGAAAAGAAGTCTGAATTCTCCTCAATTTTGTGaattattacatgaaataaaacagaattgTACCTGGACTTTCAACTCTTTTGTAGTGATACGGATTTATACACACTTCTTTGTGTTTTGCATTAAATGGAAACTCGCAGCAGTCAAGTGCTTTCAGTTCATGGTGACTTTGTAAATCAGGCCACCGCCACACACGGCAGTAAATCACATGCGGCAAACCTTTCCTGTGAGACACCTGTAATCGCCCATCAAGTGATCGAGGAATCGTAACACACTTGCTTTGCTGGCCTGGACAGCTCAAAGCTTTCTCAAGATCTTCTAAAGCCcctttcttctttttaagtttcTTCACAAGGGAGTCGACAGCCTTCTCGGCCCATTTCTCCTCCTCATCACCCTGTTTCCATCCTAGCAGCCGTTTGACAGCCGGACTGGTGAATGAGAAGAGGCTGTTCAAACTAGATATCGTGGAGGACATCCCTCAGACTGCAAGTAGAAATTAAACATCCataagaacaaaatttaatgtaagaaatatcTTTTCTACATGTCATTTTCTCACTAAACATCACCTGTAGCCcaaaatcactgttttgaaaGATATAATGTGATGACACTAgaatttttgtgattttctttcactacaaaaatcaaatgcaaaaatgtAGAGGACATCAGACTTCTGTTACCTCCGAAAGCTTAGCTGTGACCCTTCTGAAGTAACAGCATCTTTTGAAAGTCAGATGTATTCCACTatcaaaaaaatacagtttcataGCATGTGAATTTCTCTCACATGTAAAAACCGAACGACTCGTATAACAATAAATGCATGTATATGCTAATaatgattatacatgtatattcattttcattgaaatGATGCACCATCTAAATGGATCAATCTGTACCTTTAAAAGACAAAAACTGCGATAATTTATCCGTTCAAAAactgtaaaacattttaacaagtaTAAAGAGATTGAGATTTTAATAGATATAGACCATACATAATTTGGACTGGAAAAGCAGTGTAATATTACAAGTGTTTTTacacatatgagccatgccatgagaaaaccaacatagtgggtttgcgaccagcatggatccagaccagcctgcgcatccgcgcagtctggtcaggatccatgctgttcgctaacagtttctcctattccaataggctttaaaagcgaacagcatggatcttgaccagactgcgtggatgcgcaggctggtctggatccatgctggtcgcaaacccactatgttggtttttccgtggcacggctcaattataaacaCCTAATTTTGGATGAAATTTCAATGTCATGAATTCTTCCTCCTCAGCCACTGAATAAAGAATAATTACAGTAAAATCCttaacattatgttatatacatattAACTTATGCAAATATGAAAAAACAGACCAGTCTTAAatgcaaatgtgaaaaaaaaccaGTCTCATTAGCTCTTAAGTCTTTATTCATTCTGCATTTTACAATATATCGCTCTGAATTCAACAAACACAAAGATCTTGCAGAATGTATGATTTTTGGTAACTATATATTCATGCAACCAGTAGCTGCACATATGCAAAAACAGTAAAATGCAGGTGTCGTTATTCAATAAACATCTGGCCGCAAATATTTCTCTGACAGATGAAGTGTTCGTACAGCAATgtatatgaacaattattattCGCAAATACTTTCCTATAATACACGCTATTATTATTTGGTGTGAATATCTGTCATTAAGTATATTTAGATGAGCAATACTGATGTTGGTAATGTGCTTTCTGTTCAACAGAAGGTTGTGGGTTCAAACTCAACCCGGGTAAATTTCTCTCCAGGATTGTCAGTAagactaaaacaagagctgtctgttgacagcttGCTCGACTATTCCAGGAACTGATtaagtatggggtcaaaacacactagagattttcagacaaaagaaggaaaatagataAGATAAATATCAATGCAATATGTGAATTGATTTCAGCCAAATATCTTCGACATAGTTACATACCCTTGACTACAGATGGCGATCATGACgatgaacaagtgttcaaagtttcaaggccacatgtcaaatagttttgacttgtacgaaaactgaaccaatgtacaagtccaaaaagggccataattcagccaaaatatttgactAAATTATGTACTCTTGTTTACAGATAgtgactgttataataaacaagtgataaaagtttcaaagccatacgtcaaacagtttacacaaaatatgaactggtacgaaaaactttaccACGATTTGTAAGtcaaaagggcaataactcaagacaaaatccttgatggagttatgcactcttgcctaaacctgaacatggtgatggtactcGTGTGTTGaaagtttttgtcaaaatgtagactggtacaagaatcttaaccaaggtgtgacactgaAGCCGACACCATGGTGAAAAAgatttgaatagtcaagcaaaAAATACTGGTCAATACATCTAAAGTGATGTGCATCATCTCCATACTATGAGAAAATTATCATATATCTGTAGAGAAACAGTTTTATGCTCATCAGAAATTCAGAAACAAGCGTAAATTTCTACAAACAAATCACTGACAAAAATGGCTCTCTATGCAACAAAACGATCTTGCCAACCTGATATTTGAGAAACTGTTTAAATTCATTATTTCTCTCACACCAAAAATGACTAAAATTAACAAGTATATCACGTAATCTCAAACTGCTAATGATAAATTTTTACAAGTTCTAGAATCAGATTTATCTTTTTGTCACATATTTACAGACAGGCAGTCTCTCTGCTTCACACATACTATTCAGCGCTTGGTGGAAGTGTTGTTCTCCGAGTTAGGAACTATTCTAAACTGAAATCAGGAACATTGAGTGCTAATGTTTCAGAAAGTATGCCAAACTCTTCAATATTGATACTTTCAAGGTAAAACCATTTCAAGCAGAAGCCAACTGCCAAGATCACTGACCATCTACAACCTAACAACCAAATACCGAAGTGTTCCTCTCATAGAAATAGGCTTTCAGCAAACCTTGAATTACTGCTAAGAAGTCTGTTATAACAACCTTTATAAGCTTAATACCATTGAAACTTTACGTTGACACAAGTTTTCCACTTCCCGTTGAGAAGACCACACTCTGCAAGGCCACTGTACATGATGTTAGGAGAAAAAAATCTCAGTATCTGGTCAAAGTCATAAAATTCcagacataaaatatattttatgggGAAAATTTTCTCTATCTCCCCCACCCTCAACTTTATTCTTTGAAAAAGGCAGAGGATAAAAATCCATGACATATCAAAAGCAGTGCTTTAAATCctaaccatgctggacacgaatgattctgcctttgcgatcagtgcagatcatgatcagcatgcacatctgtgcagtctgatcataagctgcactgttcactattcagtcagtatctttttggtatgcaccccttttaacagttaatggtactgtccaaagtggaagatggacaagttcattatagaaatttagcagggtaagggttaaagctaACACAACATCTGTGAAGACTATTCACAACTCTTTAACACAAACACAAAATTTGTCAAGATTATTCACAACTTCCAATCCCATAACTTAATTTACTGAACAGACTGTTTACGAAAAAAATACTCAGCCGAATGAAAATTGCACCAAATGCAACGCACATTACATTTTCATGCTTATGAATTTGATCATACTATTTGATTACCATAAAAGCGGAAAAAAATTCACAAAGTAAAGAAATTATACACCAAATTACAGTTCAACAATACCTCTGTacctatttttgataaaaaatatggtTACATTGTAAATCTGCCAAGGAAAAAAATCTGACAATGTTACTTTATACCGATGATTTAACATTTCATGCTCTATATTTATGAGCAATTTGTAAGTTTTCAAATTATCACCATCTGCGTTTTATTGCCCAAAATTCAGACTGCGTACATATCAGATGATAGCTAATTGCAGAAATTCAATACATTACATTGTACTTTTCTTACATGAAACATGTGTTCATATGTTCAGAGCATCCTTCTCTCTTCACAAAGATCTTTAAGAGGTGaactaaaattttatatttctcaCACCTATGCAGATAAAGCATGATTCTTAAATCTAACAAACCTCACCAAATCCAATCTTTTCTTCAACAAGTGTGTTGGCTATATCTATTGGTATTTGCTTGTTCccattattttattttgcattcttCAGACACTGCTAAAATGGCATTTTTTAGAAGTTCTgtagttcattttttttaatgcacATTCTGTAAGAGACATACAAAATGTATGACTTACAAAGAGCTaaacttaaatttttataattttcattttattacctccctttaatgagAGAATTTCTTATAGTTGCACAATTTTGATATCAGAATTTTAGTTTTATGTGTCTTTCTCAGTAATGCTGTAAACTTGCAttgtgttaaatattttttaaaaaacttctccAAAAACCTAacagtaacagtaacaaagatagaCAAAGGGGAGGTAATAAATGACTGGTCTTTAAACTCAACTTTTGTAACTTCCAACCCGGCGCATTATAGTAGCTTAAattcttatgaaaaaaaaaaaagtgtgtcACACCGAACTAGGAAATGTTGACAATGAATGTCAGACTCTGAAgactgcaaaatcagctttatTGGAGCAGACAACAACCTGATCCCCACTCTGACAATACCCTTTGCTCTGCTAAACCATGCCTTTTATcacataaatttacttttttatccTCTTATCAAAGTAGACAGAAATATTTCTACTTTTAAAAAAGCCGGCAGATAAGCAAATAATTTAGCcaaaagcatttgttttaaatgtgacAATCAAAATTGACTGTGCTTGATTAATAACCTGTTTAAACTACCCAGATTTGACGTTTGAAAACttttcaaacggattttacaACACCTACGTCTCCAGCCAGTGTCTACCCAGTTTCGTTTGAAGTTAAGCATTAATAACTATTGACTTGCATGTCACTAACAAGAAGTagcaattaaaatgttttgatgtCTATATCCAGCCAAGCAGATTAAACCACTGCTATGAAGTTATCttacattttaaacaagagcaccgccttgcgggtgctgacgctcatctgattttttttgtgtgatagaaatattgtcctacccgtgattttctaagtctaaaaagggccatcattcttgcaaaaagcaggatagagttatgttttttgatgtacagtgtccacttatgatggtgaaaaactgttgaaagttttaaagcaatagctttgatagtttatgagaaaagttgacttaaacataatactcaaccaagaaaatgattttctaagtccaaaaggggcaataattattgcaaaaatcaggatggagttacgctgcttgctgtacagggtcagcttatgatggtgaacaagtgttgcaagtttcaaagcaatagctttgatagtttaagagaaaaagttgacctaaacataaaacttaaccaagaaatctgatattttctaagtccaaaaggggccataaatcttgcaaaaagcaggatggagttatgtttcttgctgtacagggtcaacttatgatggtgaacaagtgctgcaagttttaaagcaatagctttgatagtttaggataaaagctgacctaaacataaaacttaaccaagaaaactgattttctaagtccaaaaggggcaataaatcttgcaaaaagcaagatggagttatgtttcttgctgtacagggtcagcttatgatggtgaacaagtattccaagtttcaaagcaatagctttgacagtttgggagaaaagttgacctaaacataaaacttaaccaagaaatctgatattttctaagtacaaaaggggccataaatcttgcaaaaagcaagatggagttatgtttcttgctatacagggtcagcttatgatggtgaacaagtattccaagtttcaaagcaatagctttgatagtttaggagaaaagctgacctaaacataaaacttaaccaggcaacgccgacgcagacgccgacgccgacactgacgccgacgccgacaaccgctcaagtgatgacaataactcatcattttttttcaaaaaatcagatgagctaacaacaAAACggaatttaaatacttttaaggatatatttaaaactttaacgCTGGTTTAATGACTGCAGATATAATTCTGTACTGGACCCCTGATGACAATCAGCATAatcatttgagccacgccatgagaaaaccaacagtgctttttgcgaccagcatggatccagaccagcctgcgcgtccacGCAATctagtcaggattcatgctgttcactttcaaagcctattgcaattagagaaaccattagcaaacagcatggatccagaccagactgcacatctgcaaatgcactatgttagttttctcatggcacggctcattttacatATGTATGGGACTTCTGCATCCTCCGGCCATATCaggaaattatttttcataaccggagaatgccgaaatcgcataagGAGAATAAGTAAAGGAATGGAAATTGCTGGTTCTACTTATGGGTCCGCAACCTTAAATATACAATGTTTTATAAGCTGTCATGATTGTATCACTTTCGGGCCCTGCTAGTGGCAGAGGTGTCTGCTTAGTAGGTaccaaaaatataacttttttattagtgGTCTGATCTTAAAAATTCCCAACGGCAAAGTGTTTTACCTTCTCACTTCCCAGTTGGTAAGTAAAGGTCCCAAGGCCGTATCTGCAATAATAAAGACTTTAGTAACCCTCCCTAATATAGTGTTTTACAACCTTAAATATACAATGTTTTATAAGCTGTCATGTTTGTATCCAATCGTAACacatgaactttgaaaatatactttttactcaCAGAATCACCTCGGCACTAAGTGAATAGCTTCTTCTTTTGCCAATGTAGTTAACCACAATATGGTAATACTTCTAGATCCAGAAACACaaatataaaattcatttcaatatataCCAGTATCGACAATGTTATGTCCAAAACTTTCCTCACCAGAAAAAAAGTCAGTCACATACATACATTAAACACCAACTCTCCGAAACTTAACATGACATTATAACTTTTCGAAATACAGCAATGCACACAATTGAACATGCCTTATCAACATTTTCTTATCTGTATTTTTTACCCTGTTATAAATTGATCAAATTATGTATAAAACAGttgaaaatttatcatttcttaacaaataatgaaatatatcaatatgatATTACAAAAGCTACATTAATTTTGATTTCTGTTACTGACGATATTTATCTATAAATAtcttttcttttgtatttatttttgattaataCTTTCTTTATGGCAAGATATCCATTTATAAATCCATTTTTGCATTCACTTtgcatgaaataaaatcaaaataagaatttttaaacatttaaaagacAACTTACGTTATAATATCACAAAAgtccaaaatttaaataaattgcaaGTCCATCCACATAACAGTATGTGATGTTGTACTATTCAATTTAATACTGGAGAATAATCAGACTGCGTACGCTCTTTATAAGTACATCTAAAAAGGATTGGTAAAACAGTGGTAACCAGTCATCCAGTTTTGTATTAATCCTTTACACagtcattaaataattatttgataattgttTCAATTCCAATATTAAATTTCTACAGAAGTATTTTGAGATCTATATTCATATCTATTGTAGTATTGAATGAGAAAGAGAGAGAAGTACACGACAAGTACTTAATGCCCTCCTGGCCGTTAAAACCATTTACCCATAAAACTATTGTTTTTCCGTCTTTTTCGGTAGATCGTTATCTGTGGATACTTCAAAAGTGCACTTTAAAATGTACCATATTGGTTAAACtaggaattttgaaaataaaatggaaaGTTTAAAATGGGCGTTACAATGAAATATGACTGTGATCATTGTGTTTAAAGTACTGCTTTCAAAAAGCCAGAGTAAACAGCATGGCGGGACACGGAGGCAGGGATGTGATGTGCCCCGTTTCTTTCTGGGAAACTCAAAACTCttgacaaattgtcaaaagaCACTTAAATGAATTTTATGGCACAATTTTCTGTAGTCAACTTTAATACTGAAACACTGTCTGATAGTCCTGAAAGCTTGAAATCTAACTCAAAGATCTTTGCTATCCCTGAGAGAAAAAAGCcctgaaattttaatttaataataaatattaataattctGAAATTTGATTTTATCTCACAGGTCAATAGTAGTCATGAGTAATGTTGCGCTGTGCCTTATGgcgaaattaattttgataaaaagcaCAATTCCTACTCAAAAATGCTGAGATGTGTCTAAGGGAAAAGACTGAAATTTTATTCAGTAATGTTGAAAGTGTCTTTGTAATATTCAGAAGAAAAATCCTGAAATTATTCTAGATAAAACTCCATTTGTCTTTGGTAAAAGCCTGACATTGTactcaaaaatgttaaaatgtgtcTTCAGGATTTTACTCAATATACGGTATTTGCCTTTGATAAAAGCATGAAGACCTACTACCAGTAATGTTAAAATGTGTCTTTGGTATCTCACTCTCTTGGGGAAAATTCCTGTAGTAAATGTCTCAAAAACTCCAGTAATGTAGTGTTATGTTTTTCCATATCAAATCAAACAACTCAAGGACCTGTGAATCAATGTATCGCACAACAAAATTAATGAAcacataattttctatttttctctCTCAGAAATTGACAACTTTTTAACTGGGACAAGAAATTTACCTtgaaatgacaaaatataaaaccACTCCAAAAAAACACTATGTTTTGGACATTATTCTTGAAATGACAaattacgaaaccgctccccCACTCCAAAAAACCCacaatattttggacatattcTTGAAATGACAGATTACAAAACTGCTCACCCACTCTCAAAAAAACACTATATTTGggatatatcaaaattaatgagGAATCGGTTCTCTTAAGTAAATTACAACTATCACAGTCATTCAAGGAGAAACCGTCAGATATCACAACTATTTCTGACAAGCAGAGATGACATCTTATTACCTACCAATGTTCCCAGA
This window of the Mercenaria mercenaria strain notata chromosome 5, MADL_Memer_1, whole genome shotgun sequence genome carries:
- the LOC123557192 gene encoding mothers against decapentaplegic homolog 5-like; its protein translation is MSSTISSLNSLFSFTSPAVKRLLGWKQGDEEEKWAEKAVDSLVKKLKKKKGALEDLEKALSCPGQQSKCVTIPRSLDGRLQVSHRKGLPHVIYCRVWRWPDLQSHHELKALDCCEFPFNAKHKEVCINPYHYKRVESPVLPPVLVPRYSEFPAGPSSMPPFQAVPEPSMPHNVTYPNNFHTGPQSPASSGPGSPYGGVPADTPPPAYQVHDDSSPPSNQSRGQQPMDTSMPPPPVPPPTVNIPMSDKYPAHMQPVTYQEPQYWCSIVYYELNNRVGEAFHASQTSIVVDGFTDPSNNADRFCLGLLSNVNRNSTIENTRRHISKGVHLYYVGGEVFAECLSDSSIFVQSRNCNYHHGFHPTTVCKIPPGCSLKIFNNQEFAALLSQSVNHGFEAVYELTKMCTIRMSFVKGWGAEYHRQDVTSTPCWIEIHLNGPLQWLDKVLTQMGSPHNAISSVS